The uncultured Roseibium sp. DNA segment ATGTCCATCTGCTGGACCTGGGTGCGGACCACTTCGTTGAAGTGGGAGGCCTGGCCGAGGGTGCGCGTGATGATCAGGATCTTGTCTGGCGACAGTTCCGAGATCTGTTCCAGAAGCGCATTGATCGGCGCGTCGGTTTCCGTTTCCGGCTTGATGCCGAGGTCGCGCAGGGAAGCCAGTGCGCGGTCGAGATACTGGAGCGGCGTGATGGCCCCCGAGGTCGTTTCCATTGTGGTGCTTGAGTCCGTTGTCGGCGTGTCAACCATTTGCAAGCCTCCTTCGCTGGCTGCAAGCCATGGCCTATAATCCTGCATCAATGAAAGCGATACCATGCCGCAGCGCGTCAAATAGGGCAGGCTTGGTGCGGAGTGTCAACGACTTAACCGGCCGAATGCACCCTTCCGCGCAGGCCTGTTACCCGGTTACGACAGTCTGGCAGAGAAGGCTGCTAAAGAGCGGCGGCAATTTGAGCGGCAAGCCGCGCGTTATTGCGGACAAGTCCGATGTTGGTCTGCAGGCTGCGGCCGCCGGTCAGTTCCAGGATCGCGGACAGAACATAGGGCGTTACCGCCTTGCCCCGGATGTTGTCCCGGTCCGCTCGTGCGATGGCCTCGTCGATGTAAGCCGCTGTTTCCGCGCGCGGAATTTCATGTTCGGCAGGCACCGGATTTGCAATCAGGACGCCGCCGTGGTTGCCGAAGAGCTGCCTTGTGTTCAACAGACGGGCGATCTCCTCAGGAGTATCCATCCGATAGGGGGCGGCGAGGCCGCTTTCCCGCGACCAGAAGGCGGGCAACTCGTCGGTTCGGTAGCCGATCACCGGGACGCCCCGGGTCTCCAGCACTTCCAGCGTCTTAGGTAGATCAAGCAGGGCCTTGGCACCGGCAGCGACGACGCAGACCGGTGTGCGGTTCAGTTCGTCAAGGTCTGCGGAAATATCGAAGCTTTCCTCCGCGCCCTTGTGTACGCCGCCGATGCCGCCGGTGGCAAAGACACGAATGCCTTCCGCATGGGCGGCCATCATTGTCGCGGCCACGGTGGTGGACCCCATCCGACCTTGGGACATCGCTAAGGCCAGATCCGCGCGCGAGCATTTCATGACGTCGTCGGCATTGGCCAGGCGGTCGAGATCCGTATCGTTCAGTCCGATCCGGATCCGGCCGTCCATGACGGCGATCGTGGCGGGTGTCGCGCCGGCCGAGCGGACATCGTCCTCAACCTGCCGGGCCGTCTCGATATTCGCCGGATAAGGCATGCCATGCGTGATGATGGTGGATTCCAGGGCCACGACGGGACGCCCCTCGGCAAGAGCCATCTGGACGTCCTCGGCAAGGGTGATCATCTCGAAACGGTTCACGGTGGACCTCTTGTTGTCCGGATGTACTGGCTGACGGGGTATGATCCATCAGGGGGCTGTTGATCAAGTGGGATCGCTGTCACGTTTGCCTGAAACGACCGACCACGACAGGTCCGCCGGAACGGCTCCGGCGGATTGAACGGTCAGGTGCGCGGCCGCCAGCCCTAAGGGAACAGCGCCGAAAAGGTCCTCTCCCCGTGCCAGGGCGGCCAATGTTCCGGCAATCAGGGCATCGCCGGCTCCGGTCACGTCGCGAACGGTTGCCGGTTTCGGCGCATATTCCCTGACAATCGCGCCTACGGAAGCCAGAGCCAGCCCGGTCCCGTCGGTGATGACGACCTCAGACACGCCCCGGTCGTGCAGGTTTGCAGCGATTTCGGCTAAAGGGGCCGATTGCGGGCAGCCCGCAAGGGCTGCGGCCTCCGCCCGGTTTGCAAACAGGAGCTGCAGCCTATTCATAATCCCGTCGAGCCGGCGGGCTTTTGCGAAAGATACCGCGTCGGCGGCGAGGCGGCTTTGCGGAGCCTGGTCGGCGACCGCATTCAATATGTCTGGCGGCAGATTGGCATCGGCGAACCAGAGGGCGGGAGCCGGCATTTCGGTTGCCAGTAATGCCAGTGTGGCCCGCAAGATCTCTGGAGACGTTTTCCCGAGGATGGAATCGTCGACACAGGCCGCAACCAGAGCGCCGTCCGGGTCGTGGAGCGCAAGGTACTGGCCTGTAACCTCTCCCCTTCGTTCCAACAGGCGAAGAGAAAGACCTTCCCGGTCCAATTGTTCCCTGATGGATCGGCCGGGCATATCGTCGCCAACGACACCGCACAGGGTCGTGGGGACGCCGAGCCGGACGAGGGCCCGTGCAACATTCGTCGCGACGCCGCCGGGGCTCTGTATGATATCGGAGGGGGTGGACGTGTCCGGCGTGATCGGACGACGGGCCCGGGCCAGACTGTCCCAGTGAACCGCGCCGATACACAGGACTGGGCTGACGGAACGGGAAGGGGGAACAGGCATTTCATCTCCGGAGGCTGCGTGGACGGTTGCAAAGGGGGCGATCGTCGTCGCCAGACCTGACTACATCATGGGCCAACGGCAATGTGAGCGATTCTCTATATAACGGAAATTGATTCAAAAATGACGTAACGTTACTTTATTTTATAAAAAGTCGGAACATCTGGCGAACAAACTGAAAATTCATCATAATTTCCAGATATTTCGACGAGCTTGCATAATGAGAACAAAACTGGTACAAAGGCAAAGTTTGAAACGGCGGGTCCATCGTGGAATAAGGAGCTGGAACCATGTCACAAAGTTCACTTCGTCTCGTAGAAAGCAACCAGATGGATAAGACCAAAGCGCTCGATGCGGCGCTATCGCAAATTGAACGGGCCTTCGGCAAGGGGTCCATCATGCGGATGGGGCAGGGCCAGGTCGTGGAGGTCCAGTCCGTTTCTACAGGATCGCTCGGGCTTGATATCGCGCTCGGTATTGGCGGTCTGCCGCGCGGTCGTGTCGTGGAGATTTACGGCCCGGAATCGTCGGGCAAGACCACCCTTGCGCTGCATACGATTGCCGAAGCGCAGAAGGAGGGTGGTATCTGCGCCTTCGTCGATGCGGAACACGCGCTCGATCCGATTTATGCCCGCAAGCTCGGCGTCAATATCGACGACCTTCTGATTTCCCAGCCGGATGCGGGCGAGCAGGCGCTTGAAATCGCCGATACGCTGGTTCGCTCCGGTGCTATCGATGTGCTGGTGGTCGACTCCGTTGCCGCCCTGACGCCGAAGGCGGAGCTTGAAGGCGAGATGGGCGACAGCCTGCCGGGTATGCAGGCGCGGCTGATGAGCCAGGCCCTGCGCAAGCTGACCGCGTCGATCTCCAAATCGAAGTGCATGGTGATCTTCATCAACCAGATCCGCATGAAGATCGGTGTGATGTTCGGGTCGCCGGAAACGACCACGGGCGGCAATGCGCTGAAGTTCTATGCCTCGGTCCGTCTCGATATCCGCCGGATCGGGTCCATCAAGGATCGGGACGAGGTTGTCGGCAACCAGACCCGCGTCAAGGTGGTCAAGAACAAGCTGGCGCCTCCCTTCCGTCAGGTGGAATTCGACATCATCTACGGCGAGG contains these protein-coding regions:
- a CDS encoding pseudouridine-5'-phosphate glycosidase, whose amino-acid sequence is MITLAEDVQMALAEGRPVVALESTIITHGMPYPANIETARQVEDDVRSAGATPATIAVMDGRIRIGLNDTDLDRLANADDVMKCSRADLALAMSQGRMGSTTVAATMMAAHAEGIRVFATGGIGGVHKGAEESFDISADLDELNRTPVCVVAAGAKALLDLPKTLEVLETRGVPVIGYRTDELPAFWSRESGLAAPYRMDTPEEIARLLNTRQLFGNHGGVLIANPVPAEHEIPRAETAAYIDEAIARADRDNIRGKAVTPYVLSAILELTGGRSLQTNIGLVRNNARLAAQIAAAL
- a CDS encoding PfkB family carbohydrate kinase, which gives rise to MPVPPSRSVSPVLCIGAVHWDSLARARRPITPDTSTPSDIIQSPGGVATNVARALVRLGVPTTLCGVVGDDMPGRSIREQLDREGLSLRLLERRGEVTGQYLALHDPDGALVAACVDDSILGKTSPEILRATLALLATEMPAPALWFADANLPPDILNAVADQAPQSRLAADAVSFAKARRLDGIMNRLQLLFANRAEAAALAGCPQSAPLAEIAANLHDRGVSEVVITDGTGLALASVGAIVREYAPKPATVRDVTGAGDALIAGTLAALARGEDLFGAVPLGLAAAHLTVQSAGAVPADLSWSVVSGKRDSDPT
- the recA gene encoding recombinase RecA; translation: MSQSSLRLVESNQMDKTKALDAALSQIERAFGKGSIMRMGQGQVVEVQSVSTGSLGLDIALGIGGLPRGRVVEIYGPESSGKTTLALHTIAEAQKEGGICAFVDAEHALDPIYARKLGVNIDDLLISQPDAGEQALEIADTLVRSGAIDVLVVDSVAALTPKAELEGEMGDSLPGMQARLMSQALRKLTASISKSKCMVIFINQIRMKIGVMFGSPETTTGGNALKFYASVRLDIRRIGSIKDRDEVVGNQTRVKVVKNKLAPPFRQVEFDIIYGEGVSKMGELIDLGVKGGIVEKSGAWFSYNSQRLGQGRENSKQFLRDNPEVAAEIELAIRQNAGLIAEAIIDPNGAEEGDDAGQGQE